From the genome of bacterium, one region includes:
- a CDS encoding HEPN domain-containing protein — MREDSSQLWEEALVRLKVGEEKIKLATTMWKMGNYAEAMMKVHHAVYHSARAILYAKQIEPDTDSQPIEEFGLNFLQSGIIDKKDVKPYLTFKKLRDDVRIFNSDKEKALHMLNDAQQFIKGVQKYIKKEIKRRKQCQS; from the coding sequence ATGAGAGAGGATTCTTCACAATTATGGGAAGAAGCTCTGGTCAGATTAAAAGTAGGTGAAGAAAAGATAAAATTAGCCACAACGATGTGGAAAATGGGGAATTATGCGGAGGCAATGATGAAGGTGCATCATGCGGTCTATCATAGTGCCAGAGCCATACTCTACGCTAAACAAATAGAACCGGATACTGATTCACAGCCAATTGAAGAGTTTGGGTTAAATTTCTTGCAATCAGGGATTATTGATAAAAAAGATGTTAAACCATATCTTACTTTTAAAAAGTTACGGGATGATGTAAGGATTTTTAACTCAGATAAAGAAAAGGCACTGCATATGTTAAATGATGCCCAACAATTTATCAAGGGTGTTCAAAAATATATTAAAAAGGAAATAAAAAGGAGGAAACAATGCCAGAGTTAA